The following are encoded together in the Drosophila takahashii strain IR98-3 E-12201 chromosome X, DtakHiC1v2, whole genome shotgun sequence genome:
- the out gene encoding uncharacterized protein out yields the protein MEKSSLTEKNHTHVYNDTTKPKKPKRRDKSDLGPDFVAPDGGWGWVVCLAAGLNNFFLFPALQQYGLIYRVRMHSLGFDAKQTTTIVNVVMAISSLVGIVNGAMFRRFTFRQVALTGTTLAFLGIFMSAFCTNFWQYILCLSAVYGIGLGLAMAATSLAVNTYFKQKRRRATGFSWTITGLGPIFFPQVSTFLLDYYGAQGSILIYAGIAMNAVLCALTLQPVLWHVKKPEKQVVIAIEGGGASETEKLQPDLLEANGNLVDPWKDYECRYCQYQKRGKRGIFSSQYLFNVDDPERPGYEITEPGTPMLARANDGWFGSKLSLTSENAAGGAARYRTRQALMRQVSASRSRENLDRLEQQQNNRDDGLLSKPNYFNREREDMDRYASKTSVYSKPGQDEQLLRCTCAEDKALLQKTAESLQVELSHQLADDLAEEEAKKRMTFFQKVSKFFDLDLLRDFTFVNLAVGMSIMMFGEMNFSVLTPFILNSFGYSDGQISLVMSLLACMDISVRFLAPLALEKVKLDNRVLFAFGILCIAVGRVVVSFTSSYEVMIGVFLLIGFGKGFRTIFSPLIIPSYVPLNRLPAASGLQLIFNTMFSFAMGPILGILTEAFGYAATIHTINALTCLALLLWLTESVVRRILGKPSKGLGQ from the exons ATGGAGAAATCCAGCTTAACGGAGAAGAATCACACCCATGTGTACAATGACACGACCAAGCCGAAGAAGCCCAAGCGTCGCGACAAGAGCGATCTGGGTCCGGATTTTGTGGCGCCCGACGGAGGATGGGGCTGGGTGGTCTGCCTGGCAGCAGGTCTAAATAAC tttttccttttcccggCTTTGCAGCAATATGGTTTGATCTACAGGGTGCGAATGCATTCCCTGGGCTTTGATGCCAAGCAAACGACAACTATAGTTAATGTGGTGATGGCCATCTCCTCGCTAGTGG GCATTGTAAATGGAGCCATGTTCCGTCGCTTCACATTCCGCCAGGTGGCCCTGACCGGCACCACGTTGGCCTTCCTGGGCATCTTCATGTCGGCCTTTTGCACCAACTTCTGGCAGTACATCCTCTGTTTGTCCGCCGTCTATGGCATCGGTTTGGGCCTGGCCATGGCGGCCACCTCGCTGGCTGTTAATACATACTTCAAGCAGAAGAGGCGCCGAGCCACTGGCTTCTCGTGGACCATCACTGGCCTGGGTCCCATTTTCTTTCCGCAGGTTTCGACCTTTCTGCTGGACTATTACGGTGCCCAGGGTAGCATTTTGATCTATGCTGGCATCGCCATGAATGCCGTACTCTGTGCTCTCACTCTTCAGCCGGTTCTGTGGCATGTGAAGAAGCCAGAAAAGCAGGTGGTCATAGCCatcgaaggaggaggagcttcTGAAACGGAGAAATTGCAGCCCGATTTGCTGGAGGCCAATGGCAATCTGGTGGATCCCTGGAAGGATTACGAGTGCAGGTACTGTCAGTATCAGAAGCGCGGCAAGCGTGGCATCTTCTCGTCGCAGTATCTCTTCAATGTGGACGATCCCGAGAGGCCGGGCTATGAGATCACCGAGCCGGGCACACCGATGTTGGCAAGGGCCAACGATGGTTGGTTTGGTTCGAAGCTTTCGCTGACCTCGGAGAATGCGGCAGGCGGCGCGGCTAGGTATCGCACTCGCCAGGCTTTAATGCGTCAGGTTTCCGCCTCGCGCAGCCGCGAGAATCTCGATCGGTTGGAGCAGCAACAAAACAACAGAGATGATGGCCTGTTGTCCAAGCCGAATTACTTTAATCGCGAACGCGAGGACATGGATCGTTATGCCAGCAAGACGAGCGTCTACTCGAAACCAGGCCAGGATGAGCAACTGTTGCGCTGCACCTGTGCCGAGGACAAGGCGCTGCTGCAGAAGACCGCCGAATCGCTGCAGGTTGAGCTCTCCCATCAGCTGGCCGATGATTtggccgaggaggaggccaaGAAGCGCATGACCTTCTTCCAGAAGGTGAGCAAATTCTTCGATCTGGATCTCCTGCGTGACTTTACGTTCGTCAATTTGGCCGTTGGCATGAGCATCATGATGTTTGGCGAAATGAACTTCTCGGTGCTCACACCGTTCATTCTGAATTCATTTGGCTACTCGGATGGTCAGATCTCGTTGGTAATGTCGCTGCTGGCCTGCATGGATATATCGGTGCGATTCCTTGCGCCGCTCGCTCTGGAGAAGGTTAAGCTGGATAACCGGGTGCTGTTCGCCTTTGGAATCCTCTGCATTGCCGTGGGTCGCGTGGTGGTGTCCTTCACCAGCTCCTACGAGGTGATGATCGGTGTGTTCCTGCTTATTGGCTTTGGAAAGGGCTTCCGCACCATCTTCTCGCCACTCATTATACCCAGCTATGTGCCGCTGAATCGTTTGCCAGCTGCCTCCGGCCTGCAGCTCATCTTTAACACAATGTTCTCCTTCGCCATGGGACCCATTCTTG gtatCCTAACGGAGGCCTTTGGCTATGCGGCCACCATCCATACCATCAACGCACTCACCTGTCTGGCCCTGCTCCTTTGGCTCACCGAGTCCGTGGTGCGACGCATTTTGGGTAAACCCTCCAAGGGATTGGGTCAATAG